The following coding sequences are from one Arachis hypogaea cultivar Tifrunner chromosome 7, arahy.Tifrunner.gnm2.J5K5, whole genome shotgun sequence window:
- the LOC112703833 gene encoding calcium-transporting ATPase 9, plasma membrane-type gives MARSTSRGSNSSPNGLLTVTIAGGRHDHVDPASNNEEEEDDELVDPDDPFDVIHTKNVPLQTLKRWRQAALVLNASRRFRYTLDLKKEEEKEQKKSMIRAHAQVIRAALLFRLAGERELVTNTAAPSLAAPTPDGDYAVGLEQLVSMFKDQNVLALQHYGGVRGLADILKSNPEKGISGSDIDLSKRKIAFGTNTYPRKKGRSFWRFLWESWQDLTLIILIIAAVVSLALGIKTEVCE, from the exons ATGGCCCGCTCTACCTCGCGGGGTTCCAACTCCTCTCCCAATGGCCTCCTCACAGTTACCATCGCTGGCGGCCGCCATGACCACGTGGACCCCGCTTCGaacaacgaagaagaagaagacgatgaACTAGTGGATCCCGATGATCCTTTTGACGTTATCCACACCAAGAACGTCCCGCTCCAGACGCTCAAGCGTTGGAGA CAAGCAGCATTGGTTCTGAATGCCTCCAGGCGTTTTAGATATACTTTGGACttgaaaaaggaagaggagaaagagcaaaagaaaagcatgattagagccCATGCACAAGTCATAAGA GCAGCTTTGCTTTTCAGATTGGCTGGGGAACGGGAACTAG TGACAAATACAGCAGCGCCATCCCTGGCAGCCCCAACTCCTGATGGTGACTATGCAGTTGGACTCGAACAACTAGTTTCGATGTTTAAGGATCAGAACGTTCTTGCTTTGCAACACTATGGAGGG GTTAGGGGCTTAGCGGATATACTAAAATCAAATCCGGAGAAAGGCATTAGTGGAAGTGATATTGATCTATCAAAAAGGAAAATAGCATTTGGAACTAATACATATCCTCGGAAAAAGGGCAGAAGTTTCTGG AGGTTTCTTTGGGAATCTTGGCAAGATCTGACGCTTATAATATTGATTATAGCAGCTGTGGTATCATTGGCACTTGGAATAAAAACAGAGGTGTGTGAATAA